From the unidentified bacterial endosymbiont genome, one window contains:
- a CDS encoding glucose/quinate/shikimate family membrane-bound PQQ-dependent dehydrogenase has protein sequence MAETKSKQPRLLMTLTAAFAAFCALYLLIGGVWLVALGGSWYYPIAGLVMIGVTVLLLRRKRSAMWLYAALLIATMIWGVWEVGFDFWALTPRSDILVFFGIWLILPFVWRRLIYPANGAVAGLLVALVIAGGILTWAGFNDPQEISGTLNTDSTPAAAISQVADGDWPAYGRNQEGQRYSPLKQINSDNVKNLKEAWVFRTGDVKLPNDPGELTNEVTPIKVGNMLYLCTAHQRLFALDAATGKEKWHFDPQLNSNPSFQHVTCRGVSYHEARAQTASPEVMADCPRRIILPVNDGRLLAINAETGKLCETFANKGTLNLQTNMPDTTPGLYEPTSPPIITDKTIVIAGSVTDNFSTRETSGVIRGFDVNTGKLLWAFDPGAKDPNAIPSDEHTFTFNSPNSWAPAAYDAKLDLVYLPMGVTTPDIWGGNRTPEQERYASSILALNATTGKLAWSYQTVHHDLWDMDMPSQPTLADITLDGKTVPVIYAPAKTGNIFVLDRSNGKLVVPAPERPVPQGAAKGDYVSRTQPFSELSFRPKKDLTGADMWGATMFDQLVCRVMFHQLRYEGIFTPPSEQGTLVFPGNLGMFEWGGISVDPHRQVGIANPMALPFVSRLIPRGPGNPMEQPKDAKGSGTEAGIQPQYGVPFGVTLNPFLSPFGLPCKQPAWGYISGVDLKTNQIVWKKRIGTPQDSMPFPMPIPVPFKMGMPMLGGPISTAGNVLFIGATADNYLRAYNMTNGEKLWQGRLPAGGQATPMTYEVNGKQYVVISAGGHGSFGTKMGDYIVAYALPDEGK, from the coding sequence ATGGCTGAAACAAAATCTAAACAGCCACGTCTACTGATGACATTAACAGCAGCGTTCGCAGCCTTCTGCGCGCTCTATTTGTTAATCGGTGGCGTCTGGCTTGTCGCGCTTGGCGGCTCCTGGTACTACCCAATTGCGGGTCTGGTTATGATTGGCGTAACCGTCCTGCTGTTGCGTAGAAAACGATCTGCCATGTGGCTATACGCTGCTTTGCTCATTGCAACAATGATTTGGGGCGTATGGGAGGTCGGGTTCGACTTCTGGGCACTGACGCCGCGAAGCGACATCCTGGTCTTCTTCGGTATCTGGCTAATCCTGCCGTTTGTTTGGCGTCGCCTGATTTACCCTGCCAACGGCGCGGTAGCCGGTCTGCTGGTGGCGCTGGTGATCGCTGGCGGCATCCTGACATGGGCCGGTTTTAACGATCCGCAGGAAATCAGCGGTACGCTGAACACCGACTCCACGCCTGCAGCGGCTATTTCACAGGTCGCGGATGGCGACTGGCCTGCCTATGGTCGTAATCAGGAAGGTCAACGTTACTCTCCGCTCAAGCAGATCAACTCAGATAACGTTAAAAATCTGAAAGAAGCCTGGGTCTTCCGTACCGGCGATGTGAAATTGCCGAACGACCCGGGTGAACTGACCAACGAAGTCACTCCCATTAAAGTGGGCAACATGCTTTATCTGTGTACGGCGCACCAGCGTCTGTTCGCGCTCGACGCGGCCACGGGTAAAGAGAAGTGGCACTTCGATCCGCAGTTGAACTCTAACCCCTCCTTCCAGCATGTCACCTGCCGCGGCGTCTCTTACCACGAAGCGCGTGCGCAAACCGCAAGCCCGGAAGTGATGGCCGACTGCCCTCGCCGTATTATTCTGCCGGTGAACGATGGTCGTCTGCTTGCCATCAATGCCGAAACAGGCAAGCTGTGCGAGACCTTTGCCAATAAAGGTACGCTTAACCTGCAGACCAACATGCCAGATACTACACCGGGTCTGTATGAACCAACGTCTCCGCCAATCATTACCGATAAAACCATCGTGATTGCCGGTTCAGTGACGGATAACTTCTCTACCCGAGAAACCTCTGGCGTTATCCGTGGCTTTGACGTCAATACCGGTAAACTGCTGTGGGCCTTCGACCCGGGCGCGAAAGATCCCAATGCGATCCCATCGGACGAGCACACCTTTACCTTTAACTCGCCAAATTCCTGGGCACCGGCGGCCTATGACGCTAAGCTGGACCTGGTGTATCTGCCAATGGGTGTGACCACGCCAGATATCTGGGGCGGTAACCGCACGCCAGAACAGGAACGTTACGCAAGTTCTATCCTGGCGCTGAATGCCACCACCGGCAAGCTGGCGTGGAGCTACCAGACCGTACACCACGATCTGTGGGATATGGATATGCCGTCCCAGCCGACGCTGGCTGATATCACCCTTGACGGTAAAACCGTTCCGGTTATCTACGCGCCGGCAAAAACCGGCAACATCTTCGTGCTGGATCGCAGCAACGGTAAGCTGGTTGTCCCTGCCCCGGAAAGACCGGTTCCGCAGGGCGCTGCCAAAGGCGACTACGTCTCCAGAACGCAGCCGTTCTCCGAGTTGAGCTTCCGTCCGAAGAAAGATCTGACTGGCGCTGACATGTGGGGTGCCACGATGTTTGACCAGTTGGTATGCCGCGTAATGTTCCATCAACTGCGCTATGAAGGCATCTTCACGCCGCCGTCCGAACAGGGCACGCTGGTCTTCCCCGGCAACCTCGGGATGTTCGAGTGGGGTGGCATCTCCGTCGACCCGCATCGTCAGGTGGGGATTGCGAACCCAATGGCGCTGCCGTTTGTTTCCCGCCTGATCCCACGCGGTCCGGGTAACCCGATGGAACAGCCGAAAGACGCAAAAGGCAGTGGTACCGAAGCCGGTATTCAGCCGCAGTATGGCGTACCGTTTGGCGTGACCCTGAACCCGTTCCTGTCTCCGTTTGGTCTGCCGTGTAAACAGCCGGCCTGGGGATATATCTCGGGAGTGGATCTGAAAACTAACCAGATCGTCTGGAAAAAACGGATTGGTACGCCACAGGACAGCATGCCGTTCCCGATGCCGATTCCCGTGCCGTTCAAAATGGGTATGCCTATGCTGGGTGGCCCAATCTCTACTGCCGGTAACGTGCTGTTCATCGGGGCAACCGCAGATAACTACCTGCGCGCGTACAACATGACCAACGGTGAGAAACTGTGGCAAGGTCGTCTGCCAGCAGGTGGACAGGCAACGCCGATGACCTATGAAGTGAATGGCAAACAGTACGTTGTCATCTCTGCTGGTGGTCACGGTTCGTTTGGTACGAAGATGGGCGACTACATCGTCGCGTATGCGTTGCCGGACGAAGGCAAGTAA
- a CDS encoding IS5 family transposase (programmed frameshift) → MARYDLPDEAWIIIQPLLPAEPVSPRAGRPWAEHRKIINGMFWVLCSGAPWRDLPERYGPWKTVYNRFNRWSKSGVINIIFNRLLSLLDASNLVDWSATALDGSNIRALKCAAGAPKKHPDIAGDNGLGRSRGGFGTKIHLATDGNGLPLNIVLSPGQAHESQFAQRLLDGIGVQRQNGSMKRRGHAVLADKAYSGHALRNELKSKGIKAVIPRKSNEKMALDGRSQLDRNAYRNRNVVERCFGRLKEYRRIATRYDKTARNYLAMVKLGCIRLFYQRLYN, encoded by the exons ATGGCTCGCTACGACCTTCCTGATGAAGCATGGATTATCATCCAGCCTTTATTGCCTGCTGAACCCGTATCTCCACGGGCCGGACGCCCATGGGCTGAGCATCGTAAAATTATCAACGGTATGTTCTGGGTGTTGTGTTCCGGGGCTCCGTGGCGTGATTTACCTGAACGATATGGACCATGGAAAACGGTTTATAACCGCTTTAACCGGTGGTCAAAATCAGGTGTTATTAACATTATTTTCAACAGGTTGCTTTCGCTACTTGATGCCAGCAATCTTGTTGACTGGTCTGCTACGGCGCTGGATGGCAGCAATATCCGGGCGTTGAAATGTGCTGCCGGGGCTC CAAAAAAACATCCCGATATCGCCGGAGATAATGGGCTGGGTCGCTCTCGCGGTGGTTTTGGCACCAAAATCCATCTGGCGACAGACGGAAACGGTCTTCCGTTAAACATAGTGCTGAGTCCCGGACAGGCTCACGAAAGCCAGTTCGCGCAACGTCTTCTCGACGGTATTGGTGTTCAGCGCCAGAACGGCAGCATGAAACGCCGTGGCCATGCGGTACTGGCCGACAAAGCGTACTCCGGGCATGCGTTACGCAACGAACTGAAAAGCAAAGGTATAAAAGCAGTCATTCCCCGAAAATCAAATGAGAAAATGGCATTGGATGGGCGTTCACAGCTCGATCGTAATGCGTACCGCAATCGCAACGTTGTTGAGCGATGTTTTGGTCGCCTGAAAGAATACCGTCGCATAGCGACGCGTTACGACAAAACGGCGAGAAATTATCTGGCGATGGTGAAGCTGGGCTGCATCCGGCTCTTTTATCAACGACTATATAATTAA
- the speD gene encoding adenosylmethionine decarboxylase has product MKKLKLHGFNNLTKSLSFCIYDICYAKTAEERDGYIAYIDELYNANRLTEILSETCSIIGANILNIARQDYEPQGASVTILVSEEPVDPQLIDKTERPGPLPEGVVAHLDKSHICVHTYPESHPEGGLCTFRADIEVSTCGVISPLNALNYLIHQLESDIVTVDYRVRGFTRDINGMKHFIDHEINSIQNFMSDDMKALYDMVDVNVYQENIFHTKMLLKEFDLKHYMFHTRPEELSEEERKTITDLLWKEMREIYYGRNIPTV; this is encoded by the coding sequence TTGAAAAAGCTTAAACTGCATGGCTTTAACAACCTGACCAAAAGCCTGAGTTTTTGTATTTACGATATCTGCTACGCCAAAACAGCGGAAGAGCGCGATGGTTATATCGCCTATATCGATGAACTCTATAATGCCAACCGTCTGACGGAAATTCTGTCTGAAACCTGCTCGATTATCGGTGCCAATATCCTGAACATTGCCCGTCAGGACTACGAGCCTCAGGGCGCGAGCGTCACGATTCTGGTGAGCGAAGAGCCCGTCGACCCACAGCTTATCGACAAAACCGAACGCCCGGGTCCGTTGCCAGAAGGGGTGGTGGCTCATCTCGATAAAAGCCACATCTGCGTACACACCTACCCCGAAAGCCATCCCGAAGGGGGGTTATGTACCTTCCGCGCCGATATTGAAGTCTCGACCTGCGGTGTCATCTCGCCCCTGAATGCGCTGAACTATTTAATCCATCAGCTGGAATCGGACATTGTCACCGTTGATTATCGCGTGCGGGGTTTCACGCGTGATATCAACGGCATGAAGCACTTCATCGATCACGAGATTAACTCTATTCAGAATTTTATGTCCGACGACATGAAAGCCCTGTACGACATGGTGGATGTGAATGTGTATCAGGAAAACATCTTCCATACCAAAATGTTGCTTAAGGAGTTCGACCTTAAGCACTACATGTTCCATACCCGGCCCGAAGAGTTAAGCGAAGAAGAACGTAAAACCATTACTGACCTGCTCTGGAAAGAGATGCGCGAAATTTACTACGGCCGCAATATTCCGACCGTGTAA
- the yacL gene encoding protein YacL, giving the protein MDYEFLRDITGVVKVRMSMGHEAVGHWFNEEVKENLALLDEVEQAASTVKGSERSWQRAGHEYTLWMDGEEVMVRANQLEFSGDEMEEGMSYYDEESLSLCGVEDFLQVVGAYREFMKQT; this is encoded by the coding sequence ATGGATTACGAATTTCTGCGCGACATCACCGGTGTGGTGAAAGTGCGTATGTCGATGGGCCACGAAGCGGTAGGACATTGGTTCAACGAAGAAGTGAAAGAGAATCTGGCGCTGCTTGACGAAGTAGAGCAGGCGGCAAGCACGGTGAAAGGCAGTGAACGCTCCTGGCAGCGCGCCGGGCATGAATACACGCTGTGGATGGATGGTGAAGAGGTGATGGTCCGCGCCAACCAGCTAGAATTCTCGGGCGATGAGATGGAAGAGGGGATGAGCTATTACGACGAAGAGAGCCTGTCGCTGTGCGGCGTGGAAGACTTTCTTCAGGTGGTGGGTGCGTACCGCGAGTTCATGAAGCAGACGTAA
- the cueO gene encoding multicopper oxidase CueO, with amino-acid sequence MQRRDFLKYSVALGVASALPLWRRAAFAADRQALPIPDLLSADARNRIQLVVQSGRTSFGAQKATTWGYNGNLLGPALQLRRGKAVTVDIHNTLAEETTLHWHGLEVPGEVDGGPQGVIAPGGKRSVTFTPDQRAATCWFHPHQHGKTGHQVAMGLAGLVVIEDDESRLLRLPKQWGIDDVPVIVQDKKFTADGQIDYQLDVMSAAVGWFGDTLLANGAVYPQHAAPKGWLRLRLLNGCNARSLNFATSDNRPLYVVASDGGLLPEPVKVSELSMLVGERFEVLVDISDGKAFDLVTLPVNQMGMAVAPFDKAHPVLRIQPLQITASGMLPDILTALPAHPALEGLTQRKLQLSMDPMLDMMGMQALINKYGNQAMAGMHHGQMMGHMNMDHGKMGDRDHGGHEFDFHNANRINGKAFDMNTPMFAAAKGQFERWMISGVGDMMLHPFHIHGTQFRILSENGNAPEAHRAGWKDTVRVEGGVSEVLVKFDHHAPKAFAYMAHCHLLEHEDTGMMLGFTV; translated from the coding sequence ATTCAACGTCGTGATTTTTTGAAATATTCTGTTGCGCTGGGCGTTGCCAGCGCGCTACCGCTGTGGCGTCGCGCGGCTTTTGCGGCCGACAGGCAAGCCTTACCCATCCCTGACTTACTCTCCGCGGATGCCCGTAACCGCATTCAGCTCGTCGTTCAGTCGGGGAGAACCTCCTTTGGTGCGCAGAAGGCTACAACGTGGGGCTATAACGGCAACCTGTTGGGACCGGCGCTGCAGTTACGCAGAGGGAAAGCCGTAACGGTCGATATCCATAATACGCTGGCGGAAGAGACTACGCTGCACTGGCACGGCCTGGAAGTGCCGGGCGAGGTGGACGGCGGCCCTCAGGGCGTGATCGCCCCGGGCGGCAAGCGTAGCGTGACTTTTACCCCTGACCAGCGTGCAGCGACCTGCTGGTTCCACCCGCATCAGCATGGCAAAACGGGTCATCAGGTGGCGATGGGGCTGGCGGGACTGGTGGTGATTGAGGATGATGAAAGTCGTCTGCTTCGCCTGCCAAAGCAGTGGGGCATCGACGATGTGCCGGTGATTGTGCAGGATAAGAAATTTACCGCCGACGGGCAGATTGACTACCAGCTGGATGTGATGAGCGCAGCGGTAGGCTGGTTTGGCGACACGCTGCTGGCCAACGGCGCTGTTTATCCACAACACGCAGCGCCGAAAGGCTGGCTGCGTTTACGTCTGCTCAACGGCTGTAACGCGCGTTCACTCAATTTCGCGACCAGCGATAATCGCCCACTGTATGTGGTAGCAAGCGACGGGGGTCTGTTGCCTGAGCCAGTGAAGGTAAGCGAATTGTCGATGCTGGTAGGCGAGCGCTTTGAGGTGCTGGTGGATATCAGTGACGGCAAAGCGTTTGACCTGGTGACCTTGCCCGTCAACCAGATGGGCATGGCCGTTGCGCCCTTTGATAAAGCGCATCCGGTGCTGCGCATCCAACCGCTGCAAATCACCGCCTCCGGTATGCTGCCGGATATCTTAACCGCGCTGCCCGCTCACCCAGCGCTTGAGGGGTTAACCCAGCGTAAATTGCAGCTTTCGATGGATCCGATGCTCGACATGATGGGTATGCAGGCGCTGATAAACAAATATGGCAATCAGGCGATGGCCGGTATGCATCACGGACAGATGATGGGCCACATGAATATGGACCATGGCAAAATGGGCGACAGGGATCACGGCGGCCATGAGTTTGACTTCCACAATGCCAACCGTATCAACGGCAAAGCCTTTGACATGAACACCCCGATGTTTGCCGCCGCTAAAGGGCAGTTTGAGCGCTGGATGATTTCAGGCGTTGGCGACATGATGTTGCATCCCTTCCATATTCACGGCACGCAGTTCCGCATTCTCTCTGAAAACGGTAACGCGCCTGAGGCGCATCGCGCGGGCTGGAAGGATACGGTGAGAGTGGAAGGCGGTGTCAGTGAAGTGCTGGTGAAATTCGATCACCATGCGCCGAAGGCGTTTGCCTATATGGCACACTGCCATCTGCTGGAGCATGAAGATACCGGGATGATGCTCGGTTTTACCGTATAA
- the acnB gene encoding bifunctional aconitate hydratase 2/2-methylisocitrate dehydratase — MLEEYRKHVAERAAEGIVPKPLDASQMAALVELLKNPPEGEEAFLLDLLINRVPPGVDEAAYVKAGFLAAVAKGEATSPLVTPEKAIELLGTMQGGYNIHPLIDALDNETLAPIAAKALSSTLLMFDNFYDVEEKAKAGNAYAKQVMQSWADAEWFLNRPALAEKITVTVFKVTGETNTDDLSPAPDAWSRPDIPLHALAMLKNAREGIDPDQPGVVGPIKQIKALQEKGFPLAYVGDVVGTGSSRKSATNSVLWFMGDDIPHVPNKRGGGLCLGGKIAPIFFNTMEDAGALPIEVDVNNLNMGDVIDVYPFKGEVRNHETNDLLASFELKTDVLVDEVRAGGRIPLIIGRGLTTKARDALGLPHSDVFRQAKDVAESDRGYSLAQKMVGRACGVAGVRPGAYCEPKMTSVGSQDTTGPMTRDELKDLACLGFSSDLVMQSFCHTAAYPKPVDVTTHHTLPDFIMNRGGVSLRPGDGVIHSWLNRMLLPDTVGTGGDSHTRFPIGISFPAGSGLVAFAAATGVMPLDMPESVLVRFKGKMQPGITLRDLVHAIPLYAIKQGLLTVEKKGKKNIFSGRILEIEGLPDLKVEQAFELTDASAERSAAGCTIKLNKAPIEEYLTSNIVLLKWMIAEGYGDRRTLERRIQGMEKWLADPQLLEADADAEYAAVIDIDLADIKEPILCAPNDPDDARPLSAVQGEKIDEVFIGSCMTNIGHFRAAGKLLDTHKGQLPTRLWVAPPTRMDAAQLTEEGYYSIFGKSGARIEIPGCSLCMGNQARVADGATVVSTSTRNFPNRLGTGANVFLASAELAAVAALIGKLPTPDEYQTFVAQVDKTALDTYRYLNFDQLSQYTEKADGVIFQTAV; from the coding sequence GTGCTAGAAGAATACCGTAAGCACGTAGCAGAACGTGCCGCCGAGGGAATTGTACCCAAACCGTTAGATGCATCCCAAATGGCCGCGCTCGTCGAGCTGCTGAAGAACCCGCCTGAGGGCGAAGAAGCATTCCTGTTAGATCTGTTGATCAACCGCGTACCGCCTGGCGTAGATGAAGCTGCCTACGTAAAAGCCGGGTTCCTTGCCGCGGTTGCCAAAGGCGAAGCAACCTCCCCACTGGTTACTCCTGAAAAAGCGATTGAACTGCTCGGCACCATGCAGGGTGGTTACAACATTCATCCGCTGATTGACGCGCTGGATAACGAAACGCTGGCACCGATTGCCGCAAAAGCGCTCTCTTCAACGCTGCTGATGTTTGATAACTTCTACGATGTGGAAGAAAAAGCCAAAGCCGGCAACGCTTACGCGAAGCAGGTGATGCAATCCTGGGCTGATGCAGAATGGTTCCTCAACCGTCCTGCGCTGGCTGAAAAAATTACCGTTACCGTTTTTAAAGTGACGGGTGAAACCAACACGGATGACCTTTCTCCTGCTCCGGATGCCTGGTCTCGCCCGGATATCCCTCTGCACGCCCTGGCGATGCTGAAAAACGCCCGTGAGGGGATCGATCCGGATCAGCCGGGCGTGGTTGGCCCGATCAAGCAAATTAAAGCGCTGCAGGAAAAAGGCTTCCCGCTGGCCTACGTCGGTGACGTTGTCGGGACCGGTTCTTCGCGCAAATCCGCCACTAACTCCGTGCTGTGGTTTATGGGGGATGACATCCCTCATGTACCAAACAAACGCGGAGGTGGTCTGTGCCTCGGCGGCAAAATTGCGCCGATCTTCTTTAATACCATGGAAGATGCCGGTGCGCTGCCAATTGAAGTGGATGTGAACAACCTGAATATGGGCGACGTGATTGATGTTTATCCGTTCAAAGGCGAAGTGCGTAACCATGAAACCAACGACCTGCTGGCAAGCTTCGAGCTGAAAACCGACGTCCTGGTTGACGAAGTGCGTGCGGGCGGCCGTATTCCGCTGATCATCGGACGTGGCCTGACCACCAAAGCGCGTGACGCGCTGGGTCTGCCGCACTCAGACGTTTTCCGTCAGGCGAAAGACGTGGCTGAAAGCGACCGGGGTTACTCTCTGGCGCAGAAAATGGTTGGCCGCGCGTGCGGCGTAGCCGGTGTTCGCCCTGGTGCTTACTGCGAGCCGAAAATGACCTCCGTGGGCTCTCAGGATACCACTGGCCCTATGACCCGTGATGAACTGAAAGATCTGGCGTGCCTGGGCTTCTCTTCTGACCTGGTAATGCAGTCCTTCTGCCACACGGCGGCGTATCCGAAGCCGGTCGACGTGACCACGCACCACACGCTGCCAGACTTCATCATGAACCGTGGCGGTGTTTCCCTGCGTCCGGGTGACGGTGTTATCCACTCCTGGCTTAACCGCATGTTACTGCCAGATACCGTTGGTACCGGTGGTGACTCTCACACCCGCTTCCCGATTGGTATCTCCTTCCCGGCGGGCTCGGGTCTGGTGGCGTTTGCCGCTGCGACTGGCGTAATGCCGCTGGATATGCCGGAATCAGTGTTGGTACGCTTTAAAGGTAAGATGCAGCCGGGGATCACTCTGCGCGACCTGGTTCACGCTATCCCGCTGTATGCCATCAAACAGGGCCTGCTGACCGTAGAGAAGAAAGGTAAGAAAAACATCTTCTCAGGCCGCATCCTGGAGATTGAAGGACTGCCGGATCTGAAAGTGGAGCAGGCGTTCGAGCTGACCGATGCCTCCGCAGAGCGATCTGCCGCAGGTTGTACCATCAAGCTGAACAAGGCGCCGATCGAAGAGTATCTGACCTCTAACATCGTGCTGCTGAAGTGGATGATCGCTGAAGGCTACGGCGATCGTCGGACGCTGGAGCGTCGTATTCAGGGCATGGAAAAATGGCTAGCGGATCCACAGCTGCTGGAAGCCGATGCTGACGCAGAATATGCGGCAGTGATCGACATCGATCTGGCGGATATTAAAGAGCCGATCCTGTGTGCGCCAAACGATCCAGACGACGCACGTCCGCTGTCTGCCGTACAGGGTGAAAAAATCGATGAAGTGTTCATTGGTTCCTGTATGACCAACATCGGCCACTTCCGCGCTGCCGGTAAACTGCTGGATACCCATAAAGGCCAACTGCCAACCCGACTGTGGGTGGCTCCGCCAACCCGTATGGACGCGGCACAGCTTACTGAAGAAGGGTACTACAGCATATTTGGTAAGAGCGGTGCGCGTATTGAAATCCCTGGCTGTTCCCTGTGTATGGGCAACCAGGCGCGAGTAGCAGACGGCGCGACGGTGGTTTCCACCTCAACCCGTAACTTCCCGAACCGTTTGGGTACCGGCGCCAACGTCTTCCTGGCCTCTGCGGAGCTGGCGGCGGTTGCGGCGCTGATTGGCAAATTGCCAACGCCGGATGAGTACCAGACCTTTGTGGCTCAGGTTGATAAGACAGCGCTAGATACCTATCGCTATCTCAACTTTGACCAGCTCTCTCAGTATACCGAGAAGGCTGACGGGGTTATCTTCCAGACCGCGGTATAA
- the speE gene encoding polyamine aminopropyltransferase produces MADNMVWHETLHDQFGQYFAVDNVLYHEKTDHQDLIIFENATFGRVMALDGVVQTTERDEFIYHEMMTHVPLLAHGHAKDVLIIGGGDGAMLREVSRHQTIDTITMVEIDAGVVSFCRQYLPNHNAGSYDDPRFNLVIDDGVNFVNQTPRTFDVIISDCTDPIGPGASLFTSSFYEGCKRCLKPGGIFVAQNGVCFLQQDEALDSHRKLSTYFSDVSFYQAAIPTYYGGVMTFAWATDNEALRHLSTEIIQARFHHCALTCRYYNPAVHTAAFALPQYLQDALSSKGVS; encoded by the coding sequence ATGGCCGATAATATGGTGTGGCACGAAACGCTGCATGACCAGTTTGGTCAATACTTTGCCGTTGATAACGTACTTTATCATGAGAAGACCGATCATCAGGATCTGATTATCTTCGAGAATGCGACCTTTGGCCGCGTGATGGCGCTGGATGGCGTGGTACAGACCACCGAACGCGATGAGTTTATCTATCACGAGATGATGACGCACGTTCCGCTGCTGGCGCATGGCCACGCGAAGGATGTGCTGATTATAGGCGGCGGCGATGGCGCCATGTTGCGTGAAGTCTCCCGCCATCAGACTATCGACACCATCACCATGGTGGAAATCGATGCGGGCGTGGTCTCTTTCTGCCGCCAGTATCTGCCTAACCATAATGCCGGGAGCTATGACGATCCACGCTTTAATCTGGTCATCGACGATGGCGTGAATTTCGTTAACCAGACCCCCCGGACGTTTGATGTCATTATTTCAGACTGTACCGACCCCATCGGCCCGGGCGCATCGCTGTTTACCTCATCGTTCTACGAAGGCTGTAAGCGCTGTCTGAAGCCAGGTGGAATATTCGTGGCACAAAACGGCGTCTGCTTCCTGCAGCAGGATGAAGCCCTCGACAGCCACCGCAAGCTGAGCACGTACTTTAGCGACGTCAGCTTCTATCAGGCCGCTATTCCGACCTACTACGGCGGGGTGATGACCTTTGCATGGGCGACGGATAATGAGGCGCTACGCCATCTCTCAACCGAAATCATTCAGGCCCGCTTCCATCATTGTGCGCTCACGTGTCGGTACTACAACCCGGCAGTGCATACCGCCGCGTTTGCCTTGCCGCAGTATCTGCAAGACGCGTTGTCCTCAAAAGGGGTGAGCTAA